In the genome of Flavobacterium panacagri, one region contains:
- the rsmA gene encoding 16S rRNA (adenine(1518)-N(6)/adenine(1519)-N(6))-dimethyltransferase RsmA yields MEKVKAKKHLGQHFLKDESVAKAIADTLSLKGYEEVLEIGPGMGVLTKYLLEKPITTHVIEIDTESVAYLDAHYPKLKDKIISQDFLKYNINEVYQDKQFAIIGNFPYNISSQIVFRTLDLKHQIPEFSGMFQKEVAERICEKKGSKTYGILSVLAQAFYTTEYLFTVDENVFIPPPKVKSGVMRMTRKEDYSLPCSERLFFTVVKTAFQQRRKTLRNSLKTLNLSDKLREDTIFDKRPEQLSVDEFIELTLKIETDGVQS; encoded by the coding sequence ATGGAAAAAGTAAAAGCAAAAAAACATTTAGGACAGCACTTCCTTAAAGACGAGAGTGTAGCAAAAGCTATTGCAGATACTTTGAGTCTTAAAGGATATGAAGAGGTTCTGGAAATAGGGCCAGGAATGGGTGTGCTTACTAAATATTTACTTGAAAAGCCAATTACTACTCACGTTATTGAGATCGATACCGAATCGGTAGCGTATTTGGATGCGCATTATCCAAAATTAAAAGACAAAATTATTTCTCAGGATTTCCTGAAGTATAATATAAATGAAGTTTATCAGGACAAGCAGTTTGCCATAATTGGAAACTTTCCGTACAATATTTCTTCTCAGATTGTTTTTAGGACATTAGATCTAAAACACCAGATTCCAGAATTTTCAGGAATGTTCCAGAAAGAAGTAGCCGAGCGCATCTGCGAAAAGAAAGGCTCGAAAACCTACGGAATACTATCCGTTTTAGCCCAGGCTTTCTATACTACAGAGTATCTGTTTACGGTTGATGAAAACGTTTTTATTCCTCCGCCCAAGGTGAAATCGGGTGTGATGAGAATGACCCGAAAGGAAGATTACAGTCTTCCTTGCAGCGAAAGGTTGTTTTTTACAGTTGTAAAAACAGCATTTCAGCAGAGACGAAAAACATTACGTAACAGTTTGAAAACATTAAATTTATCAGACAAATTGCGAGAAGACACTATCTTTGATAAACGTCCAGAGCAGTTAAGTGTCGATGAGTTTATTGAACTAACTCTAAAAATAGAAACCGATGGAGTTCAAAGTTAG